The genomic window CGGTAGTGGCCTCGCTCGGTGGAATCGCGGCGTCGGGCGGCTACTACATCGCCTCCGCGGCAAACCGCATCGTTGCCAGCCCCGGGACCATCACCGGCAGCATCGGGGTGATCATGTACCTTCCGATGCTTCGCGACCTGTTCGGGAAGATCGGCTACGAGATGGTCACGATCAAGGCCGGGCGCTACAAGGACATCGGCAATCCGGGGCGAGAGATGACCCCCGAGGAGAAAGAAATCATGCAGGCGTCCATGGATGAAGCGCATCGCCAGTTCATCAGGGACGTCGCCGCGGGGCGCAAGATGCCGGAGGAAAAGATACGGGAAATCGCGGACGGTCGGATCATCCTGGGGCAGACGGCCAAGGAACTCGGCCTGGTCGATGAACTGGGCAACTTCGAGGATGCCGTCGATGCCGCGGTTGCCCTGGGTCATGTCAAAGGGGAAGCCGATATCGTGTATGCGAAGAAAAAGAGGATGTCCCTGTTGGATTTGCTCCTGGGCAGCGACGCGAGCGAGAAGCTGAGCACATGGCTCGATGAGCCGGGAGCGTCCCTGCGCTACCAGGCGCCGTTCGCTCAGTGACGGGCAGGCCGCCGGCGTCCGCCTTCCCGAAAGGGGGCGGGACGCCCCGAGTGGGCCGCCCGAACGCCTGCACACTCCGGACGAACCATCCCATCCATCGTTGGCTGCGAACGTCCTGTTCCGGAAAACGAAAACCCCGCCTCCCGGCGGGGTTTTCGTTTTCCGGAACATTTTGAACGGCGCCGTGACGCCGAGGCTTCCATCCCGGATGGGCTTCACGGGACGAACGCCGGCTGCCGGCAGGCAGGGAACGGGGGTTCGCCCGTGGGTCCGGAACCGCCGATCACACCTGGAAGACGCTGACGTCCCCATTACCGACGCGCAGGACTTCCGGGCTGTCGTCGATGAGCGAGATGACGCTCGAGGGTTTGCCGGAGACATTCCCTCCGTCCACGATCAGATCGAGCGTGTGTCCCAGTATTTCCTTGATTTCCTGGGGGGAAGCGAGTATCTGGTTTGTTTCA from Syntrophobacter fumaroxidans MPOB includes these protein-coding regions:
- the sppA gene encoding signal peptide peptidase SppA; protein product: MKRRTLWFIVISFFVFCGFIVWLLGSDSDFFKGSNRIGVVEIKGTISNASEVLKSIKEFRKDQSIRAILVRIDSPGGGVGPSQEIYRELKRTIKHKPVVASLGGIAASGGYYIASAANRIVASPGTITGSIGVIMYLPMLRDLFGKIGYEMVTIKAGRYKDIGNPGREMTPEEKEIMQASMDEAHRQFIRDVAAGRKMPEEKIREIADGRIILGQTAKELGLVDELGNFEDAVDAAVALGHVKGEADIVYAKKKRMSLLDLLLGSDASEKLSTWLDEPGASLRYQAPFAQ